A genomic window from Longimicrobiaceae bacterium includes:
- a CDS encoding aldo/keto reductase, which translates to MREVGLGRTGRRVTRVGLGGMPLSIQGRPDRAQGLAVVRRAVELGVTLVDTADVYCLDDGDLGHNERLVRDGLREAGAGDDVVVATKGGLTRPEGRWESDGRPEHLRAACERSLANLGVDRIDLYQLHAPDPAVPFADSVGELARLRDEGKVRAVGLSNVTLMQVRMAEALVPVTSVQNRYNPWDRSSEQTGVIRHCEDARITFLPYSPVGGGRRVKLLRESAELRDIAGRHGATPEEMVLAWILGVSPAIAVIPGASRAESIESSVRAESLELDEVTRRELEEAFRALPE; encoded by the coding sequence ATGCGAGAGGTGGGGCTGGGGCGCACGGGCAGGCGCGTGACCCGGGTGGGGCTGGGCGGGATGCCGCTCTCCATCCAGGGCCGGCCGGACCGCGCGCAGGGGCTGGCGGTGGTGCGGCGCGCGGTGGAGCTGGGCGTGACGCTGGTGGACACGGCCGACGTGTACTGCCTGGACGACGGCGACCTGGGCCACAACGAGCGCCTGGTCCGCGACGGCCTGCGCGAGGCCGGCGCGGGCGACGACGTGGTGGTCGCCACCAAGGGCGGGCTCACGAGGCCCGAGGGCCGGTGGGAGAGCGACGGGCGGCCGGAGCACCTACGTGCGGCGTGCGAGCGCAGCCTGGCGAACCTGGGCGTGGACCGCATCGACCTGTACCAGCTGCACGCGCCGGACCCGGCGGTGCCGTTCGCGGACAGCGTGGGGGAGCTGGCGCGGCTGCGCGACGAGGGCAAGGTTCGCGCGGTGGGCCTCTCCAACGTCACGCTCATGCAGGTGCGCATGGCCGAGGCGCTGGTGCCGGTCACCTCGGTGCAGAACCGCTACAACCCGTGGGACCGCTCGTCCGAGCAGACGGGCGTGATCCGCCACTGCGAAGACGCGCGCATCACCTTCCTCCCGTACAGCCCCGTGGGCGGCGGCCGGCGCGTGAAGCTGCTGCGCGAAAGCGCGGAGCTGCGCGACATCGCCGGCCGCCACGGCGCCACGCCCGAGGAGATGGTCCTGGCGTGGATCCTGGGCGTCTCGCCGGCCATCGCGGTCATCCCCGGCGCCAGCCGCGCGGAGAGCATCGAGAGCAGCGTACGCGCCGAGTCGCTTGAGCTGGACGAGGTCACCCGCCGCGAGCTGGAAGAAGCCTTCCGCGCCCTCCCCGAGTAG
- a CDS encoding outer membrane protein transport protein encodes MRRSLVIAGTALATAALSSVHAHAQGSAVMTHGSCATALGAAGVASPCDDGSAILFNPAGLANQGSVVSGGVTGITTGGEFTYDVTGTKFKREQGTKAVPWGYASVRAGSRLAFGVGGFAPYGLGVDWPIGFEGRYVSYDTELKNIYIQPTVALRLTPRLSVGGGVDIVRASIRIHQRVDLATTPTTTAGVTFGNLGFSSGTDFADALLEGDGSAVTFNVGAQAKLNDKWNLGVRYLHSAKIDYDGTADFSQISTGIVLPGGNPLGLPAGTPLDAVLAGQFAAGGRLVDQKLSTSLTLPSQLVVGLAWHPVPSLKLLGDYQRTGWESFDSAQIEFKNGGPSSPLILDYQNTNTYRFGADFAATQALNLRAGFIFNTAAEKAASVSPLLPEGERNYLTAGLGYRAGPLALDLGYQHIHQSDRRGRVRSRTSTAQGPEINTGVYHVNAHVLNATVAIHFGGHGRAENP; translated from the coding sequence ATGAGACGAAGTCTCGTCATCGCCGGAACCGCGCTCGCCACCGCGGCTCTGTCGTCCGTCCACGCCCACGCGCAGGGCTCGGCCGTGATGACGCACGGGTCGTGCGCCACCGCGCTCGGCGCGGCGGGCGTGGCGTCGCCGTGCGACGACGGCTCCGCCATCCTGTTCAACCCCGCGGGCCTGGCCAACCAGGGCAGCGTGGTGAGCGGCGGCGTCACCGGGATCACCACCGGCGGCGAGTTCACGTACGACGTCACGGGCACCAAGTTCAAGCGCGAGCAGGGCACCAAGGCGGTGCCGTGGGGCTACGCCTCGGTGCGCGCGGGCAGCCGCCTGGCCTTCGGCGTGGGCGGCTTCGCCCCGTACGGCCTGGGCGTGGACTGGCCGATCGGCTTCGAGGGCCGCTACGTCAGCTACGACACCGAGCTGAAGAACATCTACATCCAGCCCACCGTGGCGCTGCGCCTCACGCCGCGCCTGTCGGTGGGCGGCGGCGTGGACATCGTGCGCGCCTCCATCCGCATCCACCAGCGCGTGGACCTTGCCACCACGCCCACCACCACGGCGGGCGTGACCTTCGGCAACCTGGGCTTCTCGTCGGGCACCGACTTCGCCGACGCGCTGCTCGAGGGCGACGGCAGCGCGGTGACCTTCAACGTGGGCGCGCAGGCCAAGCTGAACGACAAGTGGAACCTGGGCGTGCGCTACCTGCACTCGGCCAAGATCGACTACGACGGCACGGCCGACTTCAGCCAGATCTCCACCGGCATCGTCCTGCCGGGCGGCAACCCGCTCGGCCTGCCCGCGGGCACCCCGCTCGACGCGGTGCTGGCCGGCCAGTTCGCCGCTGGCGGCCGCCTGGTGGACCAGAAGCTGAGCACCTCGCTCACGCTGCCCAGCCAGCTGGTGGTGGGCCTCGCGTGGCACCCGGTGCCCTCGCTCAAGCTGCTGGGCGACTACCAGCGCACCGGCTGGGAGAGCTTCGACAGCGCGCAGATCGAGTTCAAGAACGGCGGCCCCAGCTCGCCGCTCATCCTGGACTACCAGAACACCAACACGTACCGCTTCGGCGCCGACTTCGCCGCCACGCAGGCGCTGAACCTGCGCGCGGGCTTCATCTTCAACACCGCCGCCGAGAAGGCCGCGTCGGTGTCGCCGCTGCTGCCCGAGGGCGAGCGCAACTACCTCACGGCGGGCCTGGGCTACCGCGCCGGGCCGCTGGCGCTGGACCTGGGCTACCAGCACATCCACCAGTCGGACCGCCGCGGCCGCGTGCGCTCGCGCACCTCGACCGCGCAGGGCCCCGAGATCAACACGGGCGTCTACCACGTGAACGCCCACGTCCTGAACGCGACCGTCGCGATCCACTTCGGCGGCCACGGCCGCGCCGAGAACCCCTGA
- a CDS encoding 2,3,4,5-tetrahydropyridine-2,6-dicarboxylate N-succinyltransferase, which translates to MELGDLERLVSGAFADRERLKDREAGEAVVRTIDLLDRGQVRVAERGADGAWTVNAWVKEAILLYFALRPLEPMEAGDLRFYDKIRPKTDLEAQGIRVVPPGVVRYGAFLEPGCVVMPGYVNIGAYVGAGTMVDTWATVGSCAQIGAGVHLSGGVGIGGVLEPPGASPVIVEDGAFIGSRCIVVEGVVVEREAVLGANVVLTASTPIIDVTGSEPVTTKGRVPAGSVVIPGTVPKEFPAGTFHVPCALLIGKRKESTDRKTSLNDVLRTFNVQV; encoded by the coding sequence ATGGAGCTGGGCGACCTGGAGCGGCTGGTGTCGGGCGCGTTCGCGGACCGCGAGCGGCTGAAGGACCGCGAGGCGGGCGAGGCGGTGGTGCGCACCATCGACCTGCTGGACCGCGGGCAGGTGCGCGTGGCCGAGCGCGGCGCCGATGGCGCGTGGACGGTGAACGCGTGGGTCAAGGAGGCCATCCTCCTGTACTTCGCGCTGCGCCCGCTGGAGCCCATGGAGGCCGGCGACCTGCGCTTCTACGACAAGATCCGCCCCAAGACCGACCTGGAGGCGCAGGGCATCCGCGTGGTTCCGCCCGGCGTGGTGCGCTACGGCGCGTTCCTGGAGCCCGGCTGTGTGGTGATGCCCGGCTACGTGAACATCGGCGCGTACGTGGGCGCGGGCACGATGGTGGACACGTGGGCCACCGTGGGCTCGTGCGCGCAGATCGGCGCGGGGGTGCACCTGTCCGGCGGCGTGGGAATCGGCGGCGTGCTGGAGCCGCCGGGCGCCTCGCCGGTGATCGTGGAGGACGGCGCGTTCATCGGCTCGCGCTGCATCGTGGTCGAGGGCGTGGTCGTGGAGCGCGAGGCGGTGCTGGGCGCGAACGTGGTGCTCACCGCATCGACCCCCATCATCGACGTCACGGGCAGCGAGCCGGTGACCACCAAGGGCCGCGTGCCGGCGGGCTCGGTCGTCATCCCCGGCACGGTGCCGAAGGAGTTCCCGGCGGGCACCTTCCACGTCCCCTGCGCCCTGCTGATCGGCAAGCGCAAGGAGAGCACCGACCGCAAGACCTCGCTCAACGACGTCCTGCGCACCTTCAACGTCCAGGTCTGA
- a CDS encoding SCO family protein: MTKATRLRAVLAATAVAGVVLVGFSAARMRSLRQPAFHGTAQEQVLPATDFSLVDHEGRPVTLASYRGKAVLLFFGYTHCPDVCPLTLARLSGVLAGMGDDADGVRVLLVTLDPARDTPPVLAAYAKRFGPQVVGLTGDSASLEAVKHGYGAYTMPASEGMPGHGGTHGQMGHSSAVYGIDREGRLRVIISDMATTAETRDDVRTLAGL, from the coding sequence ATGACCAAGGCCACCCGCCTCCGTGCCGTGCTCGCTGCCACCGCCGTCGCGGGCGTCGTGCTCGTAGGCTTCTCCGCCGCGCGCATGCGCTCCCTGCGGCAGCCCGCGTTCCACGGCACCGCGCAGGAGCAGGTGCTGCCGGCGACGGACTTCTCCCTGGTGGACCACGAGGGCAGGCCGGTCACGCTGGCGAGCTACCGCGGCAAGGCGGTGCTGCTCTTCTTCGGCTACACGCACTGCCCGGACGTCTGCCCGCTCACCCTGGCGCGGCTCAGCGGCGTGCTCGCCGGCATGGGCGACGACGCGGACGGCGTGCGCGTGCTGCTCGTCACGCTGGACCCGGCGCGCGACACGCCGCCCGTGCTGGCCGCGTACGCCAAGCGCTTCGGCCCGCAGGTGGTGGGCCTCACCGGCGACTCCGCGTCGCTCGAGGCCGTGAAGCACGGCTACGGCGCCTACACGATGCCCGCGTCGGAGGGCATGCCCGGCCACGGCGGCACGCACGGGCAGATGGGCCACTCGTCTGCCGTGTACGGCATCGACCGCGAAGGACGGCTGCGCGTGATCATCTCCGACATGGCCACCACCGCCGAGACCCGCGACGACGTGCGGACCCTCGCCGGGCTCTGA
- a CDS encoding DUF47 family protein, with protein MPRLIPTDDRYYDLLEELAGHLPPAAALLATVLDDPTRSDELAGRARRAEDAADALARRIVERLDRTFVTPLDREDIHALAAAIDNLADLLEDAVESIGMFHLTGVDAPTREMAAVVVRLTQLLAEATAALKQPKSVLERTGEAHGLVEQADALYEKAVADAMEGRPDPLDVLKRKGICDKLQVVTGVLQDAFSLLESVAIKQG; from the coding sequence ATGCCACGGCTGATCCCGACCGACGACCGCTACTACGACCTGCTGGAAGAGCTTGCCGGCCACCTGCCGCCCGCGGCCGCGCTGCTGGCCACGGTGCTGGACGACCCCACGCGCAGCGACGAGCTGGCCGGCCGCGCCCGCCGCGCCGAGGACGCCGCCGACGCCCTCGCGCGCCGCATCGTGGAACGGCTGGACCGCACGTTCGTCACGCCGCTGGACCGCGAAGACATCCACGCGCTCGCCGCGGCCATCGACAACCTGGCCGACCTGCTGGAAGACGCCGTGGAGTCCATCGGCATGTTCCACCTGACGGGCGTGGATGCGCCGACCCGCGAGATGGCCGCCGTGGTCGTCCGCCTCACCCAGCTGCTGGCCGAGGCGACCGCCGCGCTCAAGCAACCCAAGAGCGTGCTGGAGCGCACCGGCGAGGCGCACGGGCTCGTGGAGCAGGCCGACGCGCTGTACGAGAAGGCCGTCGCGGACGCCATGGAGGGCCGGCCCGACCCGCTGGACGTGCTCAAGCGCAAGGGCATCTGCGACAAGCTGCAGGTCGTCACCGGCGTGCTCCAGGACGCCTTCAGCCTCCTCGAAAGCGTCGCCATCAAGCAAGGCTGA